Within Caldanaerobius fijiensis DSM 17918, the genomic segment ACCTGAAAATCTCCCTCATCAGATGTGCTTTCTAGTTTCAATAAATCCTTCAATTTAATCAATGGCGTGACATTTCCTTTGTATATAAATGAATCTCTGTTTCTTACCTTCTTAACCTCTTCTCGCTTTACTTCCACAATTTCGATAATTGTACTGAGGGGTACCGCATAGATCTCGCCAGCAACTTTTACCAGAAGTGCATCTATCATTGAAAGGGTGAGTGGAAAGCTCAACAAGAATGTCGTGCCTTTCCCTTTTTCTGTTATAACCTCTATGTTCCCCCCTAATTCTTCTACTTTGCTTTTCACTACATCCAGGCCAACGCCCCTTCCAGATATCTCTGTGACCTGGTCAGATGTGCTGAAACCAGGCATAAACAAAAAGTCAATGATCTGACTTTTTGTCAGGCTTTCTACTTCTGAAGCTTCTACAAGTCCACGGCTTATGGCCTTTTGCACCACTTTATCCATGTCTATACCTCGTCCGTCATCGGATACCTGGATTATGACTTTATTGCCGTCATGGTAGGCTTTAAGAGATACTGTACCCACCTCAGGCTTTCCTGCCCTCAAGCGCTCATCGGGTTGCTCTATACCGTGGTCTATTGAGTTTCTTATAAGGTGCACAAGCGGATCCGAGAGTTCATCAATAATGGTCATATCCACTTCAGTTTCCTGGCCTTCCATCGTAAATTCAATTTTTTTATTTAATGTCCTGGATAAATCCCTTACCATGCGTGGAAATCTATTAAAAACCCTCTCTATTGGCTCTACACGGAGGCTCATCACCATATCGTGCATATCCGACGTTATTCTATCAAGATAATCTAATGTCATGGCAGTCTCTTCTGTTATATCTTTCAAATACGTCCTTAACCTCGACTTGGTAATCAAAAACTCTCCAACCATATTCATAAGCGCATCCAGCTTGCCTATATCAACCCTTATAGACTTACTAAGCTTTATTGTGGTATTGTTATTTCTTTTATTAGCATCTTCTTCGCCTGCTTTAGAGCTGTTGACATATTTCAGTGGTGCTATATCCACACCCTCGATTTCAGAAATATTTTCTATGGCCTGTTTCAACTGCAATTCATCAGCTTTTGTTATAATATCGAGCAAAAGCTGATCACCCATATTCCCCTTCTCTATTTCTTCAACACCCGGCTCTGAATTAATTATATCGCCCATACCTTGCAACACATTAAACAGCACAAAAGCCCTGGCAGCTTTCAACTGACTTTCTTTAGATATACTTACATTTATTCTATAAACATTATATCCCTGTTTTAGTGCAGCCTCCACGACGTCCCTTTCATAGTCTTCGTTGGACGTTATATCCTGCCTTTTCGCCATTTGACCATTCTGAGGAGCATCATCCCCTGTATAGCGCTTTAATTCCTTTAACAATGGGGCTACATCAATGTCACCTTCTTGCGCTGTTTGCTTTATATTGTCCATAAACCTTTCGATAGCATCGAGGCAATTAAAGAGCATGTCTATGACATGACTATCTGCAGATATATGACCATTCTTTATAGCCTGCAAAAGGTCTTCCATACCATGGGTCAGATCTGCCAATCTGTTGAATCCCATAGATGCAGCCATTCCTTTTAATGTATGAGCAGATCTGAATATCTCATTTATGATGTCAGGTGATTGACTGGATTCTAAGCTCATTATGCCTTCATTGAGCCTCTCAATATGTTCTTCCCCTTCATCTACAAAGACCTGCAAATACTTCATATCCACAGTTCTCACCCTTTCGTGATTCTTTTTCTCTGATTTTCAAATATAAATTTGATTATTTTTTCTCTATCCCATTTGTCAATATTTATAAAGCAAATACCCAACTCAATACCATTATCAAGCTTATTAGACCTTATTACTTTTCCTTTCAGGTTCAGTTCATCCTTGCCCAGTGGAAGCAAGATATCGATAATATCATCTGGCTCTAATGCTGTATCTACGACCACCCTCATTCCTCCACCGCTTATATCTTTTATGATTCCATAGCGATAGTCTTCATCATCATTTTTCTTATATTTGATATCCATCACCGTTTGAAACCTATAGTACGCTCTCCGCTGTATCCTGATTATACTGCCGCTCTTTCTTATTGCAAGCCCCTCGACATTTTCTTTTTTTTCTCTAGAATCCAGCACGGCTTCAAATTCATAAATCCCATTAGGTCTGAAAAATCTCACTTTAAGTCTTTCACCTAGAGGTATAAAAACAGTATACCCTCTAGAAATAGGAACGGATATTATATACCTGCCATCGTCATAAACATCCTGCACCTGGGATATATACGTATTTCCTTCAAATGAAATCTCCAATCTCTCTCCAACGGTTAAATCCAAACCCTTTCCTCCTTCCGGAAAAAGCTCAACAACCTCTTTATCCCTCCACTCTTGCTTTCAGTTATATTAGCTACCTTTAGTGCTATATCATAGATACACCTGGCTGCATTGCTCTTGGGAAACCCTATAGCAAGTGGTTCTTGAGCTTTAATTGATTTGACCACACTTTTATCATCTAATATATACCCTAGGTTTTTAATGTCCATAGATAGAAACCTTTCAACTACACCCGATAACTTTTCTGCTATCTGCTGTCCTTCTCTGGGAGATTCAACTCTATTCACTATGAAACTGAATACCTTGTTCCCATTTATTCCTCTGATGGATTTTATCAGTGCATATCCATCCGTTATAGATGTTGGCTCGGGAGTAACAACCAGTATAGGTTCATCAGCAGCACATACAAATTTTCTTACCATTTCAGATATTCCTGCACCAGTATCTACAATGACATAGTCTGCACAATAATCCAATAGCAAAAAATTTTGTATCAAAAAATCCAGCTGTTCTTTTTTTATATCCGCCAGCTCTTCAAT encodes:
- a CDS encoding chemotaxis protein CheA — its product is MKYLQVFVDEGEEHIERLNEGIMSLESSQSPDIINEIFRSAHTLKGMAASMGFNRLADLTHGMEDLLQAIKNGHISADSHVIDMLFNCLDAIERFMDNIKQTAQEGDIDVAPLLKELKRYTGDDAPQNGQMAKRQDITSNEDYERDVVEAALKQGYNVYRINVSISKESQLKAARAFVLFNVLQGMGDIINSEPGVEEIEKGNMGDQLLLDIITKADELQLKQAIENISEIEGVDIAPLKYVNSSKAGEEDANKRNNNTTIKLSKSIRVDIGKLDALMNMVGEFLITKSRLRTYLKDITEETAMTLDYLDRITSDMHDMVMSLRVEPIERVFNRFPRMVRDLSRTLNKKIEFTMEGQETEVDMTIIDELSDPLVHLIRNSIDHGIEQPDERLRAGKPEVGTVSLKAYHDGNKVIIQVSDDGRGIDMDKVVQKAISRGLVEASEVESLTKSQIIDFLFMPGFSTSDQVTEISGRGVGLDVVKSKVEELGGNIEVITEKGKGTTFLLSFPLTLSMIDALLVKVAGEIYAVPLSTIIEIVEVKREEVKKVRNRDSFIYKGNVTPLIKLKDLLKLESTSDEGDFQVFVVRKGERLVGIVVDQVLGQQEIVIKSPGKYLSDYKFISGVTILGDGGISLIIDVILLL
- a CDS encoding flagellar brake protein, producing the protein MDLTVGERLEISFEGNTYISQVQDVYDDGRYIISVPISRGYTVFIPLGERLKVRFFRPNGIYEFEAVLDSREKKENVEGLAIRKSGSIIRIQRRAYYRFQTVMDIKYKKNDDEDYRYGIIKDISGGGMRVVVDTALEPDDIIDILLPLGKDELNLKGKVIRSNKLDNGIELGICFINIDKWDREKIIKFIFENQRKRITKG
- a CDS encoding MinD/ParA family protein, which produces MDQAESLRRKVKERRSSRLLTITSGKGGVGKSNIAVNLAIFLSRMGYRTVIVDADLGLGNVDVIMGLNPRYNLSDVIRGEKSILDIMVDGPGNVKVVPAGSGIEELADIKKEQLDFLIQNFLLLDYCADYVIVDTGAGISEMVRKFVCAADEPILVVTPEPTSITDGYALIKSIRGINGNKVFSFIVNRVESPREGQQIAEKLSGVVERFLSMDIKNLGYILDDKSVVKSIKAQEPLAIGFPKSNAARCIYDIALKVANITESKSGGIKRLLSFFRKEERVWI